TTAACTTTCTACTCTGAATCTCTGATTAAAGGAGTCGTTTTTACACGACAAGTCGTTGAGGCTACTTTTTGGACCCATATTTGCCCGGAGTAATGCTATTCAAcgacttagggtgcgtttgagattgcgatttcgtagacaataagtacaattttaaaccaaattgcagaacatagatcgtttgagaattgcgtttttaaaaattgcgatttgaaaacgcagaaaatctgttttttcaaatcgcagataagatgatgcttttttgaaaacacataattttaaaggtaaattcacgattttaaatgttaaattgggattttgccaaacgcttaactgcgtttttaaaaatcatttttttcaaatcgaactttttaaaatcgtaaacccaaacggacccgtACTTTATATTCATTTATCATACTCAATTCACACCGGTTCCTATagtgttttaagtgattttcttttgattttttaagtGGCTAATATAAGAAGCCACTTAAAATACGTCACATTAGCCGATGTGATAAATGGATATAAAGAATAGcaatgtagcattactcttcgcCTTATGGTTTAATCTAGACAATagggttatttatttttatgagtaattctaCTCTTCACAATCATTTCACACTGGGTAATACGACATGTTTtgagtatcttttttttttttttttttttttgcgcctTTGTTTTTCTAAGGGGTTGATATGGAAAGTTACGTAAAACATGCTACGTCAAGTAATGTGAAATATGTGTGAtaaataagtataaaaaataatatttctcaattttttttaaaaaaaaaaacgcgtatgcgtgtgtgtgtgtatatatacacatgcaCATAAGATgcaattttccttcttttttttcttcttctttttcttaaaaaagactTTCCATGAATTCAAGCATTTGGAATTATGTACATTGTCCAAAATATCAATTATTATCATTGTTATTTggaatatttaagaaaaaaaacatttgcATGGTTTATACCATTCAAGCAACCTTGTCGagctaaaactaaaacatacaTGAATTAAATGTAACATGGAGTCATAAACAACAAATAATTATCTGTCTTAATAGATCAAATTTATACCTTAAATATGAGCAAACTAATCCTTTACTTGAATAGACAATGCTCATAATGTAGCTTTTTGTTAAGCATATAACTCTTGCTATGATAATCAATCTTTGAAGATCAATGAAATCTATTCAAcatatttaaacagaaaataATGAAATGGTATGTCATAGAGTTTTATTCTTATTGCTTCTATTACTTGTTTTTCAACCAATCCACCTTCAAAATCTCTTCTTTCTCATGTCAATTGGGTAACACAAGGCTGGTCACCCAAGTTATGTAGGATGCAATTTTCCCCTTTGTTTCCTCTTGATCAAAGTTTACAATATTGAAACCATCATAGCTGAAGCTCAGAGTAATATCTGAAAGCAACAAGGCATTTCAATTCTGTCTAAAACATTCCACAATGAATAGCAACCAAAATACTTCAAAGAGAGACTGAACAAATAAAACCAAGACAGTAAGAAACCAAACaacattaattataaataatctgCTATGTTATGCACAGTGCAGTTACATAACATAGCAGATTAGTAGTCGTTGGCAATAACAGTCATCATAAGCATCACAAATCACTTCACCAAACCTTTGAGGTTATACAGAAGCTGCATGCAGACAGGAGATCACAGGAATATTACAAAAGCTGCACACAACAATACAAATCCCAAACTTCTCTTGAACCAATTATCATGACAAACCAATGATTTACTGGCAATTAACCTTCAAGAGCAAGCCATAATGATCACTAGGCAACACAGGGAGCATCAACCTCTGGACCCTATTTCTTACCCTCTTTTCCTTGCAATATGATAGTCCTGGTATAGCCTCAGTTCCTATCATGTCGATTGCACTTATTTTGAAATCATGCAAATTGAAAACGAATCGATCTAACCGCTTTTGCAAAGGCCGGTTAGCAGACAACATCAGATTTGACCCGGTATCATATGTCCATCCATTTTCTCCGGGCCTTAACTCTGCCCAGGCATCAAGCCATCCATCAGATAAAGGAAACTGCTCATCCAAATCGTCATCCCAATTCATGTCACCACCAAAAACCACATTTGGATATTTCTCAAGAAGGTCAAGGGCCTCCTTTGCTTGAGCCACGCGTTCCTCACTGTACATCTGATCCCATTTTGGAGGGGCAGGGCAGGGGCTCTCAAGATGGCTTGTGGCTAC
This DNA window, taken from Alnus glutinosa chromosome 5, dhAlnGlut1.1, whole genome shotgun sequence, encodes the following:
- the LOC133869788 gene encoding uncharacterized protein LOC133869788 isoform X2 — encoded protein: MALSTLKILSYNVWFQDLMIDKRMEALGDIIQLHAPDVICFQEVTPYIYDIFRQSSWWKAYNCSISDEMAGTRRYFCMQLSKLPVKSFSCKMFSNSKMLRELCMAEIEVGGKPLIVATSHLESPCPAPPKWDQMYSEERVAQAKEALDLLEKYPNVVFGGDMNWDDDLDEQFPLSDGWLDAWAELRPGENGWTYDTGSNLMLSANRPLQKRLDRFVFNLHDFKISAIDMIGTEAIPGLSYCKEKRVRNRVQRLMLPVLPSDHYGLLLKVNCQ